The Planctellipticum variicoloris DNA window AGTCCGTCGGCTGGCGACACCTCGACACACAAATGCCGTCGGCCGCCACTTCTCAAAAAAAATCGACTTGCCTCTTGACGCTACAGACATTCCGACTACATTGGATCGCAGTTCCGTTCTTCATTCTGCATCATCGTGGTTGCGAGCTTCCTTCGCCACACGGCAGAATCGCGACAGAAAATCCCGACCGGCGGAGAGCGACAGCCATGCTCCTCAAAGCCTCCTCCCTGTTGATGACAGTGACGCTGCTCGGCGGCGCGGCGGCGGCTCAGGAGCCGGCGATGCGCCTGTCGACGCGGGATCTGGCCGAGTGGATCGACCGCCGGTTCGAGGGGGAGTGGGAACGTTCCAAAATCGAGCCCTCCGCCGTCGTGGATGACGCCACGTTCCTCAAGCGGACCTATCTCGATCTGGGGGGAACGCTGCCGCGCGTCTCGGAGGCGCGCGAGTTTCTGGACTATGCCGGCGAACAGAAACGAGATGCGCTGGTCGATCAGTTGCTGAACGAGACCCGGCGGCCGGAAAAGCATGCGGCGCGGACGGCGGCTCACTGGGCCACGCTGTGGCGGCGGATGATGGCGCCCGGCAATACGCCCGAAGCGAGAATGGCGATCGGTCTGGAGCCGTGGCTGCGGGAGCAGTTCCTGGCCAACGTCCCCTATGACGAACTGGCCCGCAAACTGGTGACGGCGAGCAGCACCGACGGAACGCCCGTGGTCGCCACGAATCCCCAGATGGGGATGTCGGGCGGCCCTGCGGTGTTCTATCTGGCGACCGGCGGGAAGCCGGAGACCTCGGCGAGTGCGGTCTCGCGCGTGTTTCTCGGCGTCCGAATCGGCTGCGCCGAATGTCACAACCATCCGTTTGCCTCCTGGAAGCAGCAGGATTTCTGGGGGATGGCGGCGTTCTTTGCCGGGGTGAAAAACGGAACCGTGGCGGATGTGGCGGTCGCGAAAATCCGGCCGCTCAACGGACTGGAAGACTACACGGCGGCCTATCTGGGGGGCGGGCCGGCGGAAGTCCCGGCCGGGAAGACGCCGCGGCAGGCGCTGGCTGACTGGATGGTTTCGCGGGAAAACGCGCACTTTGCGGCGACTGCCGTGAACCGGGTGTGGCAGCAGCTCGTTGGCCGGGGGCTGACGGATTCGGTCGACGATCTGGATCTGGCGTCGGCCGAGGAGCGGGAGATCCTGGACGAGCTAGCGGAGCTGTTTGTGGATGCGGGATTCGATCTGCGGTGGCTGATGACCGGGATCTGCAAGAGCCGGGTTTATCAGCGGGGTTGCGTCGCGCTGGAAGAGGGGGAGATTCCGCCGCCGGGATTTCGACCGGTCAAGGCGCTGCAGCCGGAGCAGATCTTCGATTCGCTGGAACAGGCGCTGGCGCTGCCAATTTCGCGGGCGGATGGAGGGGCGCGGTTCAACGGTCTGCGGGATCAGCTCATTTCCCGGATGAACGAGGCGGCGGCGAACGCTCCCGAGGAATATCGGGCGGGAATTCCGCAAGCGCTGCTGATGATGAACGGACGGCTGACGGCGGAGGCGACGGATCTGGAACAGAGCCGGACGCTGCGGGGGGTGCTTGACGCCCCGTTCCTGAATGCGGAAGCGAAGCTGGAGACATTGTATCTGGCGACGCTGAGCCGGCGGCCGAGTCCACAGGAGCAGGAATTTCTGCTGGCGCATGTGCGGAAAGAAACGGACGAGCGACGGCAGCAGGAAGCATTTGCCGAGATTTTCTGGGGGTTGCTCAACAGTCCGGAGTTTGTGCTGGAGCGGTAACCGTTCGTGGAAATCGGCGCGGGCAGGTCTGTCCGGGCCGTCCGGTGGAGGATTGGCAATGTCACGTGGTGAGCTGACTCGACGCGATCTGTTGCAGACGTCTCTCGCGAGTGCGCTGGGGGTGACGTGTTCCGCGTGGCTGCCGGCGCTGGCGGAGGCGGCGGGCCAGGAGAAAAACCACCGGGCGTGCATCCTGCTCTGGATGGCGGGGGGGCCGACGCAGACGGACACATTCGATCTGAAGCCGGGGCACGAGAACGGCGGACCATCGAAGACAATCGAGACGGCGGTTGCGGGGATTGAGATCAGTGAGCACCTGCCGGGCGTCGCGCGGCAGATGAAGGATCTGGCGATCATCCGGAGTCTGACGACGCAGGAGGGAGATCACGACCGGGCGACGCGGCTGATGTTGACGGGGCATCGTCCGGGCCAGGAAGGGGTCAATTACCCGAGTCTGGGGTCGCTGTTTGCGAAGGAATTGGGCAATGACGAGGGGGACCTGCCGCATTATGTGAGCGTCTCTCCGTTCCGGATGGGAGACGCCGGTGGACCGGGCTTTCTGGGGCCGAACTATGCCCCGCTGGTGGTCTCAGGGGACAGCAGCGATCCGGAGGCGCGGGCGAATCTGACCATCGAGAACCTGAAGCCCGCGGCGGGGGTTTCCGCCGCCACGCTGGCCGGGCGGTTCGAAGTCTCGAAGTTTCTGCAGAATGATTTTTCGAGCCGGGTCACGAGCCCGTCGGCGAAAGCTCACAAAGCCAACTACGAGCGGGCGATGCGGATGATCGCCACGAACGCCAAGGGGGCTTTCAAGCTCGACGAAGAGACGGCGGAGCTGCGGGACCGTTACGGACGAAACCGGTTCGGGCAAGGGTGTCTGCTGGCGCGTCGGCTGGTGGAACGAGGCGTGGCGTTTGTCGAAGTGACGCTTGAGGGATGGGACACGCACGCTGATAACTTCAACGCCGTCCAGCGGTTATGCGGGACGCTCGACCCGGCGTGGTCGGCGTTGATGGACGACCTGCGGGACCGGGGCCTGCTGGAGTCGACGCTGGTCGTCTGGATGGGGGAATTCGGGCGAACGCCCAAGATCAACGGGACGACGGGACGGGACCACTACCCGCTGGCCTGGTCGACAGTGCTGGGAGGGGGGGGCGTCCGGGGAGGGCAAGTTGTCGGTTCGACCGGAAAAGCGGGAACTGAAGTGGCGGAGCGCCCCGTCAAACTGGCGGATCTGTACGCCACGCTCTGCGCGGCGATCGGGATCGACCCCGGTCTGGAAAACATTTCGCCCGAGGGGCGGCCGATTGCGGTGGTGGATCGGGGCGGCAAGGTGATTGAGGAGATTGTGAAGGCGTAGCAGGCGGTGGACGTTTCCGACAGAGCAGCAGAGCCAATGCCCTGAGCATGAGCCAACGGGAATGGATTCAATGGGCCGGACGAATGCGAGCACGAGATGGACGAACGCCGGGCGGTGCCGCCGCCTGTGCGGGGGATCGATGCTCGTACTTGCGGGAAGTTTCGGTCTCGCGAATGCAGTCCCGGCGGCCGAGGTTTCGCCGAGCGCGGAGACGCGGGATGTGATTCTGATGCTGGAGAGCGGACCGGTTCATCTGCGGGTGGCGGTGGCGGTAGGTGGCGTCTCTCCGGCCGATGCCCGGCAAAATCACGTGGATCGGCTGCTGCAGGAGCTCGATGCGAACGGGGACGGAAAACTCTCTCGGGAAGAAGCGCAGCGCTCGCCGCTGTTCCGCGAGAAACAGCGTCCGCGGGCTGAAGAGTTTCTCAAGTCGCTGGGAGCGGAGCTGGCGGTGTCGCGGCGGGATGTCGAGCGGCGCTTTGAACGGCTGGGGGGCGAGACTGTCGTGTACCGGCAGAACTCGACCGCTTCCAGCAACGATTCGGCGGTCTTCAAGCTGCTGGATGCGAACATGGACGGCGTGATCGACGAAGATGAGATGTTTGAAGCGGTCGACCTGCTGCTGGCAAAAGACTCCGACGACGACGAATGCGTGACGTTCGACGAGTTCACGCCCCCCCTCGATCCCGCCGTGGCGCCGGTTGCGGCGCTGCTCGGTCAGCCGGTGGCCCCCACGGCGACGGTGGCGGACATCCTGCGAGATACGCACCAGACGCTGCTGCCGGCGCAGATGATCCGCAAGTACGACCGCAACCGGGACCAGCGGCTGACGGCGGAGGAGCTGGGCTGGTCGCCGCAACGACTCGCCGGCTGCGACACCGATGGCGACGGGAAGCTGACCGTCCGGGAGCTGGGCCGGCTGAATGACTCGCAAGTCGACGCGGAACTGGCGGTCGACGTGGTGCGGGCTGAAGGGCGGTCGATGCTGAGGGTCTTGACCTCTTCGGGACCACGGACGGACGGCGACCGCAATCCGGATGCGGCGACCGTGCGACTGCCGACCGCGGTGATTTCATTCACTGCGCGGGATGTCGATCCCTTTGAAACTTCGATGGCGATTGCGCTGAGAACATTCAACGAGCTCGACGGGGACAGTAACGGCTACCTCGACCGGGACGAAACGATGAGCCGGGAGCGGTTCGGGCGGGGCCTGTTTGACCAGATCGACGCCGACGGGGACGAGAAGATTTTCGGCGAAGAGATGAAGACCTTCATCCGGACGCGGGGCGAACCGGTGG harbors:
- a CDS encoding DUF1549 domain-containing protein, which translates into the protein MLLKASSLLMTVTLLGGAAAAQEPAMRLSTRDLAEWIDRRFEGEWERSKIEPSAVVDDATFLKRTYLDLGGTLPRVSEAREFLDYAGEQKRDALVDQLLNETRRPEKHAARTAAHWATLWRRMMAPGNTPEARMAIGLEPWLREQFLANVPYDELARKLVTASSTDGTPVVATNPQMGMSGGPAVFYLATGGKPETSASAVSRVFLGVRIGCAECHNHPFASWKQQDFWGMAAFFAGVKNGTVADVAVAKIRPLNGLEDYTAAYLGGGPAEVPAGKTPRQALADWMVSRENAHFAATAVNRVWQQLVGRGLTDSVDDLDLASAEEREILDELAELFVDAGFDLRWLMTGICKSRVYQRGCVALEEGEIPPPGFRPVKALQPEQIFDSLEQALALPISRADGGARFNGLRDQLISRMNEAAANAPEEYRAGIPQALLMMNGRLTAEATDLEQSRTLRGVLDAPFLNAEAKLETLYLATLSRRPSPQEQEFLLAHVRKETDERRQQEAFAEIFWGLLNSPEFVLER
- a CDS encoding DUF1501 domain-containing protein, with translation MSRGELTRRDLLQTSLASALGVTCSAWLPALAEAAGQEKNHRACILLWMAGGPTQTDTFDLKPGHENGGPSKTIETAVAGIEISEHLPGVARQMKDLAIIRSLTTQEGDHDRATRLMLTGHRPGQEGVNYPSLGSLFAKELGNDEGDLPHYVSVSPFRMGDAGGPGFLGPNYAPLVVSGDSSDPEARANLTIENLKPAAGVSAATLAGRFEVSKFLQNDFSSRVTSPSAKAHKANYERAMRMIATNAKGAFKLDEETAELRDRYGRNRFGQGCLLARRLVERGVAFVEVTLEGWDTHADNFNAVQRLCGTLDPAWSALMDDLRDRGLLESTLVVWMGEFGRTPKINGTTGRDHYPLAWSTVLGGGGVRGGQVVGSTGKAGTEVAERPVKLADLYATLCAAIGIDPGLENISPEGRPIAVVDRGGKVIEEIVKA